One window from the genome of Sesamum indicum cultivar Zhongzhi No. 13 linkage group LG15, S_indicum_v1.0, whole genome shotgun sequence encodes:
- the LOC105177576 gene encoding pentatricopeptide repeat-containing protein At5g38730: MGSLNFASSERQLVRTVCAIVVKGYWVKLLKPKIGSLVTSSVMNQALLNLSPYEFSISLSFFKWVETIPHYKHSLQSSWTMICILTKQRHYRAAQDLLQKIARKDFLSSPTVLNALVNSYSDLDVNSHVLSWLVIFYANSKMNPDAIQVFEHMRLCGCKPHLHACTVLLNSLVKERLTDTVWKIYKKMIKVGVLPNLHVYNVLIHACCKSGDVKKAEELLSEMELKNIFPDLFTYNTLISLYCKKGMHYEALSVLDKMERGGVCPDIITHNSLIYSYCREGRMREALRLFKEIRGASPNHVTYTTLIDGYCRVGDIDEALQLRDIMVAKELYPGVVTYNVILRKLCEEGRIQDANKLLNEMSERKIEPDIVTCNTLINAYCKIGDMRSALKVKSKMLEAGLRPDQFTYKALIHGFCKAQEVKSAKEMLFDMLRAGFSPSYCTYTWFVDFYCSRNDDEAIMTFPDEIMQQDLCADITVYRAIIRRLCKKERIDCAQRVFKIMQTRGILGDTIIYASLAYAYSRAGDVVAALALFDEMYKRRLMITLKIFRSINASYANDGSYLDIFWNILVERGLMSKTMYNQIQQMKL, translated from the coding sequence ATGGGCAGCTTAAATTTTGCAAGCAGTGAACGCCAGCTAGTTAGAACCGTATGTGCGATTGTAGTAAAGGGTTATTGGGTCAAACTTTTGAAACCAAAGATTGGTTCTCTCGTGACATCATCTGTTATGAACCAAGCGTTGTTGAATCTTTCTCCGTATgagttttcaatttcattgtCCTTCTTCAAATGGGTGGAGACGATTCCACACTACAAGCATTCCTTGCAATCTTCTTGGACAATGATTTGCATTCTCACTAAGCAAAGACACTACAGGGCTGCTCAAGATTTGCTCCAGAAGATTGCTAGGAAAGACTTCTTATCGTCTCCCACTGTTTTGAATGCTCTTGTGAATAGTTATAGCGACTTGGATGTGAATTCGCATGTTTTGAGTTGGTTGGTGATATTTTATGCTAATTCAAAGATGAATCCAGATGCAATCCAAGTGTTTGAGCATATGAGACTATGTGGATGTAAGCCCCATTTGCATGCTTGCACTGTGCTTCTGAATTCATTAGTGAAAGAAAGGCTGACGGATACTGTGtggaaaatttataagaaaatgatCAAAGTTGGGGTTCTTCCTAATTTACACGTTTATAATGTCTTGATTCATGCTTGTTGTAAGTCGGGAGATGTGAAGAAGGCAGAGGAGTTATTGAGTGAAATGGAGTTGAAAAACATATTTCCTGATCTTTTTACTTATAATACATTGATTTCGTTGTATTGCAAGAAGGGTATGCATTATGAGGCTTTATCTGTTCTAGATAAGATGGAAAGAGGAGGAGTATGTCCTGATATTATAACTCATAATTCgcttatatatagttattgtAGAGAAGGCAGAATGAGAGAGGCTTTGAGGCTTTTTAAGGAAATTAGAGGTGCTTCTCCCAACCATGTGACATATACTACCCTGATTGATGGGTATTGCAGAGTTGGTGATATTGATGAAGCCTTACAGTTGCGTGATATAATGGTGGCCAAGGAGTTGTATCCCGGAGTAGTTACCTATAACGTAATTCTAAGGAAATTATGTGAAGAGGGCCGGATACAGGATGCAAATAAACTATTAAATGAAATgagtgagagaaaaatagagccTGATATTGTTACATGTAACACATTAATCAATGCTTATTGCAAGATTGGAGATATGAGGTCTGCTCTGAAAGTTAAAAGTAAGATGTTGGAGGCTGGACTAAGGCCTGATCAGTTTACTTACAAGGCATTGATTCATGGATTCTGCAAGGCACAGGAGGTAAAAAGTGCTAAAGAGATGTTATTTGATATGCTTCGTGCTGGATTTTCTCCAAGTTACTGCACATATACTTGGTTTGTGGATTTCTACTGCAGCCGAAATGATGATGAAGCTATCATGACTTTTCCTGATGAGATAATGCAACAGGATCTCTGTGCTGACATCACTGTATATCGGGCAATAATACGAAGGTTGTGCAAGAAAGAGAGAATCGATTGTGCACAAAGAGTATTCAAAATTATGCAAACAAGGGGGATATTAGGAGATACTATCATCTATGCTAGTTTGGCTTACGCATACTCAAGAGCTGGTGATGTTGTTGCTGCTTTAGCATTGTTCGATGAGATGTATAAGAGGAGACTGATGATAACTCTCAAAATCTTCAGAAGTATCAATGCTTCATATGCAAATGACGGCAGCTACTTAGATATATTTTGGAACATTTTGGTCGAGAGAGGCCTGATGTCCAAAACTATGTACAATCAAATCCAGCAGATGAAGTTATAA
- the LOC105177577 gene encoding S-adenosylmethionine decarboxylase proenzyme-like, which yields MALPISAIGFEGYEKRLEISFSEPGVFADPGGCGLRSLSKGQLDEILEPAQCTIVSSLKNDEVDSYVLSESSLFVYSYKIILKTCGTTKLLLSIPPILKMADSLGLTVCSVRYTRGSFIFPGAQPFPHRSFSEEVAVLDSHFTVLGLSSKAYVMGGDDEHEKWHVYSACAKTSELAPVYTLEMCMTNLDQKKASVFFKSQSDSAAVMTEVSGIRKILPDSEICDFDFDPCGYSMNAIEGAAISTIHITPEDGFSYASFEAVGYDFKQLDLTLLLERVLACFKPATFSVALHASVAEKELDSEFTLDVKGYTCGGRSYKVLGDGGAMMYNSFTSQGSCGSPKSILHCCWSENEDEEVEKK from the coding sequence ATGGCATTGCCAATCTCTGCAATTGGATTTGAAGGGTACGAGAAGAGGCTCgagatttctttttctgaGCCTGGTGTATTTGCTGATCCTGGCGGGTGCGGCCTTAGATCTCTTTCCAAAGGCCAATTGGATGAAATATTAGAACCTGCACAGTGCACCATTGTCTCCTCTTTAAAGAATGACGAAGTTGATTCCTATGTCCTATCAGAGTCTAGCCTCTTTGTTTACTCATACAAGATAATACTGAAAACTTGTGGGACTACGAAACTGCTGCTTTCTATCCCACCCATCCTTAAGATGGCTGATTCACTTGGACTGACGGTGTGTTCTGTTAGATACACCCGTGGAAGTTTCATCTTTCCAGGCGCTCAGCCCTTTCCCCATAGGAGCTTTTCAGAAGAAGTGGCTGTTCTGGATAGCCATTTTACTGTACTTGGTCTGAGCAGCAAAGCATATGTGATGGGTGGTGATGATGAACATGAGAAATGGCACGTCTACTCTGCCTGTGCCAAAACAAGCGAGCTGGCTCCTGTTTATACCCTGGAGATGTGCATGACCAATCTGGACCAGAAGAAAGCCTCCGTTTTCTTTAAGAGCCAATCTGACTCTGCGGCTGTAATGACTGAAGTTTCTGGCATCAGGAAAATCCTTCCAGACTCTGAGATatgtgattttgattttgatcccTGTGGTTATTCCATGAATGCAATTGAGGGGGCAGCAATCTCTACAATTCACATCACCCCTGAAGATGGCTTCAGCTATGCTAGTTTCGAAGCGGTTGGCTATGATTTCAAGCAATTGGATTTGACTCTACTACTGGAGAGGGTGTTGGCCTGCTTCAAGCCAGCGACGTTTTCTGTGGCTTTGCATGCCTCTGTTGCTGAGAAGGAACTGGACTCTGAGTTCACACTGGACGTGAAGGGATATACCTGTGGAGGAAGGAGCTACAAAGTGCTTGGAGATGGAGGAGCAATGATGTACAACAGTTTCACTAGCCAAGGGAGCTGCGGATCCCCCAAATCAATTCTGCATTGCTGTTGGAGTGAGAACGAGGATGAGGAAGTTGAGAAGAAATGA
- the LOC105177579 gene encoding probable inactive ATP-dependent zinc metalloprotease FTSHI 3, chloroplastic: MASFPLAWNDGFLIAQENLNLCVGNSKLLGGHRNLSFSLSQNCFSSVSCPLLLSCSSHKRQNRLLYSNRIKLVVNEKINIDTQLVKRGKDELRRKFSLRLRPRIRLLSRRLKRVQVSSLLDGLGTFLRKNVKRVTLSTSVSVVLGLCFLFLKITAMPTPKVVPYSDLIMSLQNGSVAKVLFEEGTRRIYYNTKLWNDKGSETEVDKSSSYGESVLDNNADKDVARDNLGGKNMLVKLTKSRDSSSAWEFSTRKIDHDESYLLSLMRDRGTSYSSAPQSVLMSMRGMLITVLTLWIPLTPLMWLLYRQLSAANSPAKKRRPSNQLVCFEDVEGVDSAKVELMEIVCCLRGSINYSKLGAKLPRGVLLVGPPGTGKTLLARAVAGEAGVPFFSVSASEFVELFVGRGAARIRDLFSVARKNAPSIIFIDELDAVGGKRGRSFNDERDQTLNQLLTEMDGFESDINVVVIAATNRPEALDPALCRPGRFSRKVYVGEPDEVGRKKILAIHLRGVPLEEDVGLICNLVASLTQGFVGADLANIVNEAALLAARRGAEMVSREDIMEAIERAKFGINERQTSGSTISKELTKLFPWMPSLMSRNDTRRDGTEGPLGYQTLS; the protein is encoded by the exons ATGGCGTCTTTTCCCCTTGCTTGGAATGATGGGTTCTTGATTGCCcaagaaaatttgaatctTTGTGTAGGAAATTCCAAACTTTTGGGGGGACACAGGAATCTCTCCTTTTCACTGTCCCAGAATTGCTTTAGCTCTGTTTCTTGTCCTCTTTTGTTGAGTTGTAGTTCGCATAAACGTCAAAATAGGTTGTTATATAGCAACAGGATTAAGTTGGTGGTCAATGAGAAGATAAATATTGACACTCAGCTGGTTAAAAGAGGAAAGGATGAACTTCGAAGGAAGTTTTCGTTGAGATTGCGCCCTAGGATAAGATTATTGTCAAGAAGATTGAAAAGGGTTCAGGTCAGTTCGCTGCTAGATGGGCTTGGGACATTTCTGCGCAAGAATGTTAAGAGAGTGACGCTTTCTACTTCTGTATCCGTTGTGTTAGGTCtttgctttttgtttctcaaGATAACTGCAATGCCGACTCCGAAAGTTGTTCCATATTCGGACCTGATAATGAGCCTTCAGAATGGGAGTGTGGCGAAGGTTTTGTTTGAGGAGGGTACTCGTCGCATATActataatacaaaattgtgGAATGATAAAGGTAGTGAAACTGAGGTAGATAAATCATCATCATACGGTGAGAGTGTGTTGGATAATAATGCCGACAAGGATGTTGCACGAGATAATCTAGGGGGGAAAAATATGTTAGTGAAACTGACAAAATCTCGAGATTCATCCTCTGCATGGGAATTCTCTACGAGAAAGATTGATCATGATGAGAGCTACCTTCTTAGTCTGATGAGAGATAGGGGGACTTCATATAGCTCGGCACCTCAATCAGTTCTAATGTCCATGAGGGGTATGTTGATCACGGTGCTCACCTTATGGATTCCTTTGACTCCTTTAATGTGGCTTCTTTATCGTCAACTTTCTGCTGCCAATAGTCCTGCCAAGAAAAGAAGACCTAGCAACCAATTGGTTTGCTTTGAAGATGTGGAGGGTGTTGATTCTGCAAAGGTGGAGCTGATGGAG atAGTGTGCTGCCTCCGTGGATCTATTAACTACAGTAAGCTAGGGGCCAAGTTACCCAGAGGTGTGCTGCTCGTAGGTCCTCCGGGAACAGGAAAGACATTACTAGCCCGTGCTGTTGCTGGAGAAGCCGGAGTTCCATTTTTTTCGGTTTCTGCTAGTGAATTTGTGGAATTATTCGTTGGAAGAGGGGCTGCTCGCATTAGAGACCTTTTCAGCGTGGCGAGGAAGAATGCACCATCAATCATTTTCATTGATGAACTTGATGCTGTTGGTGGAAAGCGTGGGAGAAGTTTCAATGACGAACGAGATCAAACACTGAACCAg TTGCTGACAGAAATGGATGGCTTCGAGTCGGATATAAATGTGGTTGTTATTGCTGCAACAAATAGACCAGAAGCCTTGGATCCAGCTCTGTGTCGGCCTGGCCGGTTCTCAAGAAAGGTGTATGTGGGCGAACCAGATGAAGTGGGAAGGAAAAAGATTCTAGCCATACATTTGAGAGGAGTCCCCCTTGAGGAAGATGTTGGCCTTATTTGCAACCTAGTTGCATCTCTTACACAAGGCTTTGTTGGAGCTGATCTTGCAAACATTGTCAATGAGGCTGCCCTGCTTGCTGCCCGTAGAg GGGCTGAAATGGTATCGAGGGAAGATATCATGGAAGCTATTGAAAGAGCAAAGTTTGGCATAAACGAGAGGCAAACAAGTGGCAGTACAATAAGCAAGGAACTAACGAAGCTGTTTCCTTGGATGCCTTCGCTTATGAGTAGAAACGATACTAGAAGAGATGGGACTGAGGGACCTCTGGGCTATCAAACTTTAAGCTGA
- the LOC105177580 gene encoding proline dehydrogenase 1, mitochondrial isoform X2, whose amino-acid sequence MASRSVHPKVIRNLRRLNSSAPSITVVPPLINPGRPEKVAKRPLQPTPTPSPPTTTADSASTSTNSSDFQLELDDTKRLFSSVSTPKLIKSASMLKISSYDRAADFGLWIMTSGLMNNPMVRKLVLAATEHTFYSHFCAGKDLEKASRTVEKLWDSGLGAMLDYGLEHATDNESCDRNLQEFLRTINSTKSVDSCQVSFVVVKITAICPPSLLRRVSDLLRWEQKDKSLHLPWKLKNLPVFSESSPLYHTMTRPPPLSREEEHDLELAYERLDKICKNSIEANKPLLIDAEDTAIQPAIDYFSYSAAIKYTGKEDDPLIFNTIQAYLKDAKERLVIAKKAADKMGVPVGFKLVRGAYMSSEKQFAASLGVKSPIHDDIQKTHNCFDDCAEFLLEEVARGSGSVVLATHNIESGRKAASKAISLGLER is encoded by the exons ATGGCCAGCCGTAGTGTCCACCCAAAGGTAATTCGCAACCTCCGCCGCCTTAACTCCTCCGCTCCCTCCATCACTGTCGTCCCGCCGCTCATCAATCCGGGAAGACCTGAGAAGGTAGCCAAGAGACCGCTTCAACCAACACCAACACCTTCACCGCCCACCACCACCGCCGACTCCGCCTCCACCAGCACCAACAGCAGCGACTTCCAGCTCGAACTTGATGATACCAAGCGGTTGTTTTCATCAGTTTCGACACCGAAGCTGATTAAATCAGCAAGCATGCTTAAGATCTCGTCGTACGATCGAGCGGCTGATTTTGGCTTGTGGATCATGACTTCGGGACTGATGAACAACCCTATGGTCAGGAAGTTGGTTTTGGCGGCCACTGAGCATACCTTCTATTCTCACTTTTGCGCGGGTAAAGATCTGGAGAAGGCGAGCAGGACCGTGGAGAAACTTTGGGATTCTGGACTCGGTGCTATGTTGGATTATGGCTTGGAACACGCTACCGATAACGAGTCGTGCGATCGCAATTTGCAAGAATTTCTTCGAACCATCAATTCGACCAAGTCCGTCGACTCTTGCCAG GTTAGCTTTGTTGTGGTGAAAATTACTGCGATTTGTCCTCCTAGTTTGCTAAGAAGAGTTAGTGATCTACTGCGATGGGAGCAGAAGGACAAATCCTTGCATCTTCCATGGAAGCTCAAGAATTTGCCCGTTTTCTCCGAGTCTAGCCCTCTGTACCACACGATGACAAGGCCTCCTCCCTTAAGTAGAGAGGAAGAGCACGATCTCGAGTTGGCGTACGAGAGGCTGGACAAGATTTGTAAGAATAGCATAGAAGCCAACAAGCCTCTGTTAATTGATGCAGAGGACACAGCAATTCAACCTGCAATCGACTACTTCAGTTACTCTGCTGCGATAAAATACACTGGCAAAGAGGACGATCCGCTAATATTCAACACGATTCAGGCTTATTTGAAAGATGCAAAAGAGAGGCTGGTGATAGCAAAGAAAGCTGCAGACAAAATGGGAGTGCCTGTAGGGTTTAAATTGGTGCGGGGTGCATACATGTCCAGTGAGAAACAATTTGCTGCTTCGTTGGGGGTTAAGTCCCCCATCCACGATGACATCCAGAAGACTCATAATTGTTTCGATGACTGTGCTGAATTTTTGCTTGAGGAGGTCGCTAGGGGGTCGGGTTCAGTCGTTCTAGCAACCCACAATATTGAATCAG GTAGAAAGGCAGCTTCTAAAGCAATTAGTCTCGGACTCGAACGCTAA
- the LOC105177580 gene encoding proline dehydrogenase 2, mitochondrial isoform X1, which produces MASRSVHPKVIRNLRRLNSSAPSITVVPPLINPGRPEKVAKRPLQPTPTPSPPTTTADSASTSTNSSDFQLELDDTKRLFSSVSTPKLIKSASMLKISSYDRAADFGLWIMTSGLMNNPMVRKLVLAATEHTFYSHFCAGKDLEKASRTVEKLWDSGLGAMLDYGLEHATDNESCDRNLQEFLRTINSTKSVDSCQVSFVVVKITAICPPSLLRRVSDLLRWEQKDKSLHLPWKLKNLPVFSESSPLYHTMTRPPPLSREEEHDLELAYERLDKICKNSIEANKPLLIDAEDTAIQPAIDYFSYSAAIKYTGKEDDPLIFNTIQAYLKDAKERLVIAKKAADKMGVPVGFKLVRGAYMSSEKQFAASLGVKSPIHDDIQKTHNCFDDCAEFLLEEVARGSGSVVLATHNIESGRKAASKAISLGLERNNPYFQFAQLYGMAEVLSFSLRNEGFRVSKYLPFGPVEQIMPYLLRRAEENRGLLAASSIDRALMKKELLRRLTSPGS; this is translated from the exons ATGGCCAGCCGTAGTGTCCACCCAAAGGTAATTCGCAACCTCCGCCGCCTTAACTCCTCCGCTCCCTCCATCACTGTCGTCCCGCCGCTCATCAATCCGGGAAGACCTGAGAAGGTAGCCAAGAGACCGCTTCAACCAACACCAACACCTTCACCGCCCACCACCACCGCCGACTCCGCCTCCACCAGCACCAACAGCAGCGACTTCCAGCTCGAACTTGATGATACCAAGCGGTTGTTTTCATCAGTTTCGACACCGAAGCTGATTAAATCAGCAAGCATGCTTAAGATCTCGTCGTACGATCGAGCGGCTGATTTTGGCTTGTGGATCATGACTTCGGGACTGATGAACAACCCTATGGTCAGGAAGTTGGTTTTGGCGGCCACTGAGCATACCTTCTATTCTCACTTTTGCGCGGGTAAAGATCTGGAGAAGGCGAGCAGGACCGTGGAGAAACTTTGGGATTCTGGACTCGGTGCTATGTTGGATTATGGCTTGGAACACGCTACCGATAACGAGTCGTGCGATCGCAATTTGCAAGAATTTCTTCGAACCATCAATTCGACCAAGTCCGTCGACTCTTGCCAG GTTAGCTTTGTTGTGGTGAAAATTACTGCGATTTGTCCTCCTAGTTTGCTAAGAAGAGTTAGTGATCTACTGCGATGGGAGCAGAAGGACAAATCCTTGCATCTTCCATGGAAGCTCAAGAATTTGCCCGTTTTCTCCGAGTCTAGCCCTCTGTACCACACGATGACAAGGCCTCCTCCCTTAAGTAGAGAGGAAGAGCACGATCTCGAGTTGGCGTACGAGAGGCTGGACAAGATTTGTAAGAATAGCATAGAAGCCAACAAGCCTCTGTTAATTGATGCAGAGGACACAGCAATTCAACCTGCAATCGACTACTTCAGTTACTCTGCTGCGATAAAATACACTGGCAAAGAGGACGATCCGCTAATATTCAACACGATTCAGGCTTATTTGAAAGATGCAAAAGAGAGGCTGGTGATAGCAAAGAAAGCTGCAGACAAAATGGGAGTGCCTGTAGGGTTTAAATTGGTGCGGGGTGCATACATGTCCAGTGAGAAACAATTTGCTGCTTCGTTGGGGGTTAAGTCCCCCATCCACGATGACATCCAGAAGACTCATAATTGTTTCGATGACTGTGCTGAATTTTTGCTTGAGGAGGTCGCTAGGGGGTCGGGTTCAGTCGTTCTAGCAACCCACAATATTGAATCAG GTAGAAAGGCAGCTTCTAAAGCAATTAGTCTTGGGCTCGAACGCAATAACCCATATTTCCAATTTGCTCAGCTCTATGGAATGGCAGAAGTTCTTTCTTTTAGCCTGCGAAACGAAGGTTTTCGGGTGAGCAAGTATTTGCCATTCGGGCCTGTTGAGCAAATTATGCCGTATCTTCTGAGGAGGGCTGAGGAAAACAGAGGCCTCTTGGCTGCTTCATCAATTGATCGAGCCCTCATGAA GAAGGAACTGCTAAGGAGACTAACATCACCAGGCTCTTGA
- the LOC110013177 gene encoding uncharacterized protein LOC110013177 → MRKTLFYELSLKQWWERIYSAENENQENNVVVVDARVKRLLCLVLGMEAEKDGREDGDGFVWFKVKGDCKRRVSVGLSCAVYEKMRWVQGTRGWFDGERDVRVCGSKEIGSSSNGWRKFCCYVLVESFVVRRMDGSLLINFSFRNTDRIECRWE, encoded by the coding sequence ATGAGGAAAACCTTGTTCTATGAACTGAGCCTTAAGCAGTGGTGGGAGCGGATATACTCAGCCGAAAACGAGAATCAAGAGAATAACGTCGTGGTTGTCGATGCGAGAGTGAAGAGGTTGCTATGTCTGGTTCTTGGGATGGAAGCTGAGAAAGACGGCAGAGAGGATGGGGATGGGTTCGTTTGGTTTAAGGTAAAGGGAGATTGTAAGAGGAGAGTGAGTGTGGGTTTGAGTTGTGCGGTGTATGAGAAAATGAGGTGGGTGCAGGGGACAAGAGGGTGGTTTGATGGGGAGAGGGATGTGAGAGTTTGTGGTAGTAAGGAGATTGGAAGCAGTAGTAACGGGTGGAGAAAGTTTTGTTGCTATGTTTTGGTGGAGAGTTTTGTGGTGAGGAGAATGGAtgggagtttgttgattaatttCAGCTTCAGAAACACAGACAGGATTGAGTGCAGATGGGAGTGA
- the LOC105177582 gene encoding putative oxidoreductase TDA3, translated as MPTVTVSVPIPNSIIPRQLRIGVRQPKLNPIQFSILCSSSKSPPMDTQNPPKRVVVCGGGVIGVCTAYFLSKRGAAVTLVEQSSIACAASGKAGGFLALDWCDGGPVSSLARASFNLHRSLAQELNGAELYGYRPVTTLSLSITETASSAQLNRKSGPNLPSWIDGPAKGPRTIGTTETTAQVQPQLFTKTLLSKAVEEYGLKVVIGKLERVEVAEGEAKAVVLEGGGAIDADTVVLALGPWTGNLSLLSSLFRVYGLKAHSIVVEPKDPDSITPHALFLSYYPAHGGQPMDPEVFPRPTGEVYICGMSAEAEVPDDPEQVIPVPESIRVLKTVARNVSSQLMEGEARVKAEQACFLPCMDDSLPVIGEVPGVKGCYVATGHSCWGILNGPATGAAVAELVMDGTASITDVSRFSPARFLRGRK; from the exons ATGCCAACAGTGACGGTATCAGTTCCAATTCCGAACTCAATAATCCCCAGGCAACTGCGGATCGGAGTCCGACAACCAAAATTAAACCCGATTCAGTTCTCGATTCTCTGCTCTTCGTCAAAATCACCGCCTATGGACACTCAAAACCCACCGAAAAGAGTGGTTGTTTGCGGCGGAGGAGTCATCGGTGTGTGCACCGCCTATTTTTTATCCAAGAGGGGCGCCGCCGTCACACTTGTCGAACAATCGTCAATTGCTTGCGCAGCATCCGGCAAGGCTGGTGGGTTCCTTGCCCTAGACTGGTGCGACGGCGGGCCAGTCTCTTCACTCGCACGCGCCAGCTTCAATCTCCACCGTTCACTGGCCCAAGAACTCAACGGCGCGGAATTGTACGGTTATCGCCCCGTTACCACTCTCAGCCTCTCAATAACAGAAACGGCGTCATCGGCTCAATTGAACAGAAAATCTGGCCCAAATCTTCCATCTTGGATTGATGGGCCGGCGAAAGGCCCAAGGACTATTGGGACGACCGAGACGACGGCGCAAGTGCAGCCGCAGCTGTTTACCAAGACATTGCTGTCGAAGGCGGTGGAAGAGTATGGATTAAAGGTGGTTATAGGAAAATTGGAGAGGGTGGAGGTGGCGGAAGGGGAGGCTAAGGCGGTGGTTTTGGAGGGCGGCGGAGCCATTGATGCCGACACGGTGGTTTTGGCACTTGGGCCTTGGACTGGCAATTTGTCACTTTTAAGCTCGTTGTTTAGAGTTTATGGGCTTAAGGCTCATAGCATTGTTGTGGAGCCGAAAGATCCGGATTCGATTACCCCTCACGCATTGTTTTTGAGTTACTATCCGGCCCATGGTGGGCAGCCCATGGACCCTGAGGTGTTTCCCCGTCCAACAG GGGAAGTGTACATATGTGGAATGTCAGCCGAGGCCGAGGTACCAGACGACCCGGAGCAGGTAATCCCCGTGCCTGAATCCATACGGGTGCTTAAGACAGTAGCAAGGAACGTGTCGAGCCAGTTGATGGAAGGCGAAGCCAGAGTGAAGGCGGAGCAAGCGTGCTTCTTGCCTTGCATGGACGACAGTCTGCCGGTCATTGGAGAAGTTCCTGGAGTGAAGGGGTGTTATGTGGCCACAGGGCATAGTTGTTGGGGGATTCTCAATGGTCCAGCCACAGGTGCAGCCGTGGCTGAGCTTGTAATGGATGGCACTGCTAGCATCACGGATGTTAGCCGATTTAGTCCTGCCAGGTTTCTTCGTGGCAGAAAATAG